The Bacteroidota bacterium region ATGTTGCTAAAACTAACAACCCCACTATGAGACAATTACTTACCTCTGCATTTATTTTTTTTACCACAATTATATATTCTCAAACCATAGAAGGTAATTGTACCTGTTGGACATCTGATGGAGCAGGAGGGGCTGCAGGTCCTTTTTATGGTACAGGCGATATTGTTTATATAACTGGAACAGGAATATTTAAAGATCAAGGAGAAGGTGTGCCATGGCCTGCAGATTTTTATGTTGTTCCTAACGATAATAGCAATGGAGGAGGAACTGTTGCATTCTCATTAGATGATATTCTAAATGGCGTGCCTAATACAGAAATATCGTTGCTTGCCGGTGGTGCATTTGCCGATATTGTAATTGCTGCAGGGCCATTGCCTGCTGGTGAATACGATATAGTTATAGATAACAATAGAGATGGGTATTTTAATAAGAATACAACCGACTGTTATATTGGAGTAGGTAGTACGTATGCTTTTAGTGTAACTAAAACCCCTTTTGAACCTTGGCAAGCGGCAGAAATACAACGTTTAAAAGACAAGGCTTTAGATGAATATATGAAAGCGGCCGAAATGCATTTGTACTTAACATTAGCTCAAATGTTGCCTGCTGCATATTCGTCCGCAACCGGTAAAGTATCTAGTGCAGAGAATATAATTGGTAAGGTTTCAGAGGTAATGGCTTCATTTAAACAGGCACAAGGCATTTATAATAAAATTAAGGCAGGTGCTGTTGGATTATATGAGATTGATGCTCTTAAAAAATTGTTAAAAGATTTGGTTTGGAAACAACTAACAGAAATACAAGAAATAAAAGATTTAAAAAAGTTGTACGATAGCTACACGCAAATGGCAACAACGGATTATGATAAGTTGACTGTAAATCTTTTTTATAATGTTTCGAAAAATGTATATATGGCTAATATGCTTAAATGGGGTGCTATTGCAATGGATCCACCTAACAATGATTTTTTCAAACCAACTCCACTTGACACTGCTTGGGCTATGTTTTACCCGAGTATATCAGATAATAAAATGGTAAACGCTCAAGCCGATTTTGCCAATGCTGTAGAAATTGAAAATATGGCACTGGAAGGATTATTGCATAGCTGGGAAAAGATGCAAGGTGCTTTAAATGCCACTGCTGATGTACATTCTAGAACCCAAGCAAAGGCTGCACAAAAGTATTTAAGTTTGATTCAACAAACACAACAATTGAAGGCTAATGCAGTTGACTCGATGTTGCATGAAATAGCCTTAGACTCTTTATATGATTTGGAATTTTCAATGACTAAATTTCAACATCTGAAACAAGTAGTTGCTAACAAAACCCTTACTCCGGAGGAGATAACGGACTTGGCAAATCAGGGCATTTCTCCATTAAAATGGGATTCCATTAAAAATAGTTTTTTAGCATTTACTCCGGAGATTATTTTCTTAGGCGATACTGCTAGAATACCCAATGGTAGATTCTCTAATGTTATTAATGCCTACAAGCAACATAATCAAAACACTTCGCTAACTCTTGATTCTATTTACAATTCTTTACAAGTAAATCTTGTTAATAATGTTAATGGGGTAAGTATTGATATGGAGCCACATGCAATTATTGCAGGACCGACAAAAGTAAATTTAGGTCAGTCAGTTACGTTAACTGCTAATAATTCAAATTCAAACTTAAATGCATGTACGTATCAATGGGATTTTAATAACGACAGTACATTTAATGATGCAATCGGAGCTAGTGTTTTGTATAGTCCAACTACCCAAGGGTATAGAATTGTTGGTGTAAAAGCTACAAATGGATACGGATCTGTTGATTATGCTTATTATGTTGTAAAGGGAGTTTCTTTAAACAAATCACCCATTATAGTATCTAAGTCTCCTA contains the following coding sequences:
- a CDS encoding PKD domain-containing protein yields the protein MRQLLTSAFIFFTTIIYSQTIEGNCTCWTSDGAGGAAGPFYGTGDIVYITGTGIFKDQGEGVPWPADFYVVPNDNSNGGGTVAFSLDDILNGVPNTEISLLAGGAFADIVIAAGPLPAGEYDIVIDNNRDGYFNKNTTDCYIGVGSTYAFSVTKTPFEPWQAAEIQRLKDKALDEYMKAAEMHLYLTLAQMLPAAYSSATGKVSSAENIIGKVSEVMASFKQAQGIYNKIKAGAVGLYEIDALKKLLKDLVWKQLTEIQEIKDLKKLYDSYTQMATTDYDKLTVNLFYNVSKNVYMANMLKWGAIAMDPPNNDFFKPTPLDTAWAMFYPSISDNKMVNAQADFANAVEIENMALEGLLHSWEKMQGALNATADVHSRTQAKAAQKYLSLIQQTQQLKANAVDSMLHEIALDSLYDLEFSMTKFQHLKQVVANKTLTPEEITDLANQGISPLKWDSIKNSFLAFTPEIIFLGDTARIPNGRFSNVINAYKQHNQNTSLTLDSIYNSLQVNLVNNVNGVSIDMEPHAIIAGPTKVNLGQSVTLTANNSNSNLNACTYQWDFNNDSTFNDAIGASVLYSPTTQGYRIVGVKATNGYGSVDYAYYVVKGVSLNKSPIIVSKSPTVATSIINQSASITFSVNVNDPDGDPVTITWYKNSIQMGTGNSYLYTSNYSGCVTQADEITVEVSDNNLYSNNAFEFWTVLYHNKVYALMDDTSNCSGNSILLNPSYSYNDGATYNWSNSTTDTALLANSSGLYWVEVSRNGCIAKDSAVVALTSIPAFSLGNDTTCTNCQISLLANLGSGYNYSWSTGSLANSIVVTSSGTYYLEVEKAGCFKTDSITVTINNNTSIEEIGLSSYLVYPNPANDIFSISYTSIDNRSIGFDLVDLYGRKILEIAPIKNQVGVNRLSIDVSSFAKGIYLIKATTSTDSKVLTRVVVN